The following nucleotide sequence is from Toxoplasma gondii ME49 chromosome IV, whole genome shotgun sequence.
caGCTGCGGCCATTCGAGTACTTGCCGCCGGGCACCAGGCCTGCGGCTTTCTTTCAAGGCGAgctcgtctttctccgcaGAAGCGTCGCGCTGCTCAAAACAGAAGCGCAGTGGTCTCGCGCAGGCCGGCGGCTCTGCCCAGACGCCGTTCCTCTCCGTCAGGTCGCCAAGCGCGCGCTGCCCGCGAGGGGACTCTTCGCTGGAGGGCGCGCCGGAGGCCGCAGCTGGCGCCGCACGCAGTTCCGGAACCCAGTTCTGCAggacgagaggcgaggagaggagagacgagaaaaagagagaactgacggaagagaagaagtgacggagcgagagaaaattGGACTTTACGGAGAATggcagacggaggagaaaccGCCTCCTGAAGTTGAAAACGGACTGCTGCCTGACAACGGCCATGGCAACATAGAAGTCGGGAAACTGGTGAGCCTGCTTTTCGAAAAAGCGCCCAAATGTAACGAAGGTGGTGTACCTTGCGGGGACCAGCTGGGGAGACTCGAGAATCTAGAAAAACTACAAAGAGTGACgtagacatgcatgcattcaggTATCGATCTtgatgcatacatacatacatatatacatacatatatacttacatatatatatatatatatttatacatgcTTATAACTGCAGACAAACTCTGGGATATTCTGGTCAAGATATCAGTGGAGGTACGActtcatgcatatatatatatatatatatatatatatatataattttAGGCATGAATGCGGATGTTTAGGTAGCTGTATAGGGACTGGTTTTAGGTGGGTATGTGTTTGCGTATGCCTGCAGGCTTTTTtgtgtgtacatgcatgcacagtctGCATGAAATGCGCTCGACAGTTTGGAGCGTGGATCTGTGTGTTTTCCCTGTCTTTGAATTACCCTGTTTcacttctgtgttttttgcaagcgtctttcttttcgtctcgtctctgtgcGTTTCAGGGCCAGGTCCCCATCGGCGCCGTCCACATCTCCCTCACAGACTTTCActgttctgcttcttcttcttctctcgcttcttcttcttctgggaaGCAGGCGACGCCTTTGAGTGTGGCGAGTCTGGGAGGAGCATTGGTTGCGGCGGCTGTGAAGTGCGGAGTGGAGTTCAAGCCCGCAGTTGTCGCgttcgagagaaagagcgtttcgctttctgcTCCCGCCTGGGTGCCTGTCAGAGACGGCGTCGTGGTGCTGGAGGCCGACGAGGCTCGAGTTCGCGAGGcttggagagaagagcgcgagaagcgcgaagaagctgcggagaagcggcgccggaagagagaagcgcgggaACGAGAAGACACCCTGAAACAGTGGCGTGTCTTCTGCAgagcgcttctcttctggaaGAGCCGCGAGGCAGAGCAAAGACTcgacggaggcagagaagacggcgaacgcgtctgaacagagaggagggagtCTGGCCGTCGGGAACCACCGAGATCGACACTGGAGCGAAACGGAGCCAGAAAGGCCAGGGAGGCGCCACAGACGCAGAGTGCCGCACACGCTGCAGGACCTGCTGCGCCAACGGCCGAGGCAGGTTCTCCACCGTAGAGAACTTGGcggaaaacaggaaaggaaagaggagatggaaaagagagacagatgctCCTGACGgggaacagaaaaaggaggggAAGGGGGGAGGAGGGGAAGGGGGGAGGAGGGGAAAGGGTGGAATCAAGTTCGTTGCCTGGGGGATTGTTACGTTCCGTACAGTTGTAGGCAAAAGGTATGTTAGAGACTTAGACTAGCGTTGGAGCACATTGTTTCATTCGATAGTCCACGCTCAATCTTACCACACATAATCCTTTTGTGATCCCAGACGGGTTTAATAAGTAGTCCTTTGTATACAGCGCTTTGAGATCAGACTAAGGGCGAAAAGGGAAGTGTGTTtcaaagaacaagagaaagacagggtATCGGTAAAGAAGTGGATACGCTGAAGAAACGGCAGAaggatggagagagaggcgaacgagGAATTGGAGGTGTGGGGAGAAAGGGacgctgaagaagcgaggccagagaaagaaaaaagaaggggaTCAAGAAAGCAGGTGAAAGTGCTGAGAGAAAGCTTTTCAGAAAGACACGAAGGACACGGAGATTCAGCTGAAAACACGGGGGGTTTGTCGTTTTTATTCAAACACCTTTCCCGAGATTCGCTGCTGTTATTTCTCATTTCTCGAAAAACGCTTTTAAAGGTTTTCCGtagctctgcatgcaacaggcTGTTGCCTGCTCAATTATTGGGtcctcctttctgctctcatcctctgctttctgttgtcttctctgGATTGCTCTCGCCGTCCCCATCCCGCCTCGTCCCTTTCAGTGCCTTCTCTCGtggttttcctctgttcacagtgtttttccattttcttcCGCCTGATCATATCTGAATAGGCATCTTCcgatacatacatatatatatatatatatgctctATGTGTACAgatatctatctatccaCCTAtccagatatatatatatatatatatatatgcaataGCAGCAACAAATGTGGAGAAGATGCGATGTGAATTGTCACCGCTTAGTTCGTGTGGGCTGTCTGTAGAGAGGCGTGCCGGAGCAGTCTCTGATTTCGAGAGAATTGCCGTCGGCGTCTGGTCTTAGTAGACAGCGGAACGCGCACTGCTTTCTCGATCAAAAGTCTCTGTGACGTTTCTCGACACGGAGCGAATATTTCCAGGTAGTTTTGAAAACGGTGAATGGTCCAAGTCTAAAGGCGCCGTTCTACGCCCGCAAACTAGAAGGAAGAGATGAAGTTCTCTGAAATGCACATACTGGCAATTGTGTGTTTCTGGATGTAACGCCGAGACCGACGGTCGACTGCACTGCGACGTCCCCCGCCAGGCCATAAAGAACGAAAAGATTTACAAGTGCTGAGTAGCAGTGATGGTGTCTGCAGCAGATATTTCTTGTCTGCTTCGAAAAGAGTCACACGCGTCTGTTTGATGAGAATCACCTGAAGGCTGCGGCCTCCGTACTTGCGCGGCgcttcgtgtttctctccgccaGTGCTCGCGTACGTGAGACGCGGGGAAAACTTTTCGTCTGCGGCAGATCGCGGCACAACAGCCGACGCAGTGTGCAAAGGAGAGCGACCGAAATGTCGCCActgcttcgtttccctgACGGggtgacgaagaaaagacagaccTCGCGAGAGCTCGATCAAGGAAGCGAGGACCACGGCAAGAACGGCGAAGCATCTGTCGCGAGGGGATGGAGAGAGTTGGGGAACAAGAGACTTTTTTGCACAACACTGGCGCTCTTGAACAGCTTTTTCACGGTGTGCTCAAAGTCTCTTTTCCTGGAGAGATCTCCGTTAGAAGCAGACTGCGAGGGCATTTATACGGAACCTGCGTACGCTCTCGGCAGTGTTTCTAACACAAGTACTCCACCGTCAAAAATTCACCTGTAGACGTTTCCGGAGAAAAACCGTGAGGCTCCGGAGCACGAAGTTCGCATATAGTAAACCTGTTGTGAGTGGCTCTGCGGTTGCGGTTGCGGTTGCTCCACATGGTAACACAGGGCACTGGGAAAATGTCGCTTCGTTGTATCTGCGGTCTGCGTGCACCACGTTTATCACCGTCAGCTTGACCTCGGCGTATCAGAGGTTGTATTCTTTCTTCTAGAACAAGTTGGAAAGTTCCACTTTCCCTCTGACCTGTTTCCTCCAGCTCCGGGGTCTTCCCTGGCTTTCTCCCGCTCCATCGGCTCTCCGAACGTTCACTGTCGCTGCTGGATTCTCTGTGcacctcgctttctcgcgtGTCCGCCCAAATTCGCGGACCGCGCACTACGCGAGGTTTTCTCCAGATCTAAAGTTTCTTGTGTCTTTCTGCGGATTTCTTCGGTCAGTGCTTTGCACCGTGTCTGCACTCGCCTCCCTCAGCACAGTGGCGCTTGGTGCCGACAGAAAGCCAGTTAAGGTCTAAACGTCTTCCGCTCTCCACTGCAGCTGGAATACGTGTATCGAAGCAGAACTCTGGACTCCGCCTTCATCTAACAACAACGCGTGTGTCACCTGAGGGGCACCTTCACtctttccacttcttccaTGGGTGTGCCAccaaaaaaaacaacaagcgCGTCCTCTGCGCGTTTCTTTGCTCCATCTTTTTTCCTGTTACACCCTCACATCGTTTGCCCTCTTGCCTATCCGCGGTTTTCGGGTTGGCCTTTGAGTTGCTcctcgagaaacgcgacttttttctcgagaacATCGCTGTACCTCTCCATGTCGACCGCGTAGTTTTTCACCGTCTCCAACCTTTGTTGGGCTTTCAACAGGTGAGACTGCTTCTGTTGGGCGTCTTTCAGAAGCgcctcgttcctctttcgtAGCGTTTTGGTGACCGCGGCTTCGTCAGTCATTCTGCCCTCATTCAAACGGAGGCGCTCTAACAGCAGACCGACGTCCCCCTCAACAGTTTCCAGCTTCTTTGACAGcactcgcttctctgcctggGCCTGTTGTAaccgtctctctgcgtccatCGCAGCGATCTCTGCGTCGGTCGAACTCGCCATATACCCTCGAGGCAAGggtggaggcggaggaaTGGAATCTCGACTCTGAGTAGCTTTCCCTGCACCCTGCTCACTGAGAGTATGTTGACTCTGGCCAAACAACAAGGGAGAAGTTCTCGCCCCGGTCTGGCCCAGAGTTCCAACGTCTCCTACATTTCCCGCCACACTGGCTACACCGCCTGCCAAGTCCTGAAGAGTCGGAGCGAGTGGCAGGTTCAGAGTGAAAGGGCTTCTATCCCCGAAGAAGTACGTGGAAGGGGGTAGCCTGGCGCCTGCTGAGGCGGTGGTGCCCGGAACTCCCAGAGCGCTCGCTGCGATTTCCCGTTCGAGCTCCGCGTTCGAGGCTCGGAGTCGCAAGAGTGCGGGGTACAGTTCGTCGATCTCTTGCTTGAGCTCGCGACTTTCTTTCTGGAGTTCTCGCGTGGATTTTTTCCCCTGACGCGCCCGAATGGCGTGCAGTCGCATGCTGAGGCTCTTCAGGTCGTTCGCGCGTCGCTTCTGCTCCTCGACGCCTGTCGCCTCCTTTTCAGAGCGTTTTTCGGACAACCCCGGCGCTGGTCCAGAGCCTCGGCCTTCCTCCTTGACCACCCAGTCGTTCGGGGCAATCGTGAGGTTTCCTTGCCCTGCCTCATCGCCGCCTTTCCTCCCATGAACCCAGGCCGCCACCCGACCCCTCAAGAGTCTCCAGGTCACGTACGCGACGAGGACCGCAGCCAAAACGCTCGCCACCGTCAACCCCGCAGGGGTTCGTACGGCCTGTGCAACCAGGCGTTGCACACTTCTGTCGACCTTTTTGTGCGCGTTCTTCGTGGACCCCGCCCTGCCTCCTCCGTTCTCGGCTTCGACTGCACGAATCGCTCGCCCGCGGTGAAGCGCCGCATGCAAGTTCCTTCCCAAAACCGGCCCTTGGCTGGCGCCTGCTTCTGCCGCCGAGGCGCGGGAGAGGCGATGCCCTCGTCGACCTCGGTGAGGAGCGCTGTGATGCGGAGGGGGAGTGTCCTGGGGCGCGCCTGGGCCGCCGACAACAGTGGCTGCGTTGCCACCCGGACTCTCCGGAGCCGGGGAGGGCGAGCGCCGACTTGCGAGGGCAGAGGCGTCAGAGCgcacaagagaagaaaaaaacgcttTCGACCGCTTCAACTTGCTGACTTGGCCGTGACCAGAGCGCCGGCGGAGGGTGCGCAGGTCTCGGTCTGTTCGGAGAGTAGGAGTTGCAGCGAGCGGCACCTCGAGGTCTTCCAGACTCGCAGGGTGTTTCTCGGACTCTTCCGGACGTGGAGTGCGTTTTTCGGAGTCTTGGAGCTCCTGCTGACTTCCCCGAGGCTCGAGTGAGGACTTTCGCGATCTGCTGGATTCCTCGCGGTCGATGGTGGGCGTCGTCGAGTGGTCCACGCTGGAAGCGTCAGCCAGCACCAGCGCTGGGGCAACAGGTTCTGCGGACAGCGGTGTAGCgaagcgcctctctccgggGGAATGGtccggagaggagagagcaagagaaagaaggagaagggaaaCGGCGACGGCGAAAGTGGAGCAGCTTGACAGAAAGCAAAACCGAAACAGACGGAGCTGAGGAGAACCCACGCGCACACGCACAGAGAGTCCGCGCCCAGAGGGGAAAAAGGGACCTGCGCGGCTCGGGAGGCCCGCGGCACGACGGTGGGATGGAAAAGAatggaaagacgaagaagccgctgagcaagaaagcgacagaaaggaaaaagaaggcggGGGTGCCGCCATCGTTAGACGAGGCTCCCGCCTCCTAGAACCGTTGAGGCGGGAGGAGCCGAGACTCATTCAGGGCGACACGCAAAGAACATCGCGAAACGCGGCAGCCATTGCAGCTCGACATTCTTGCCAGAACGATTGAAGGGTCTCTAAGGACGGACAGGGAATAAAACCTTGTGTTTCGGTGGAAAAGAGCAAAAATTCACGCTTTACTTTGCGTGGGAAAAAAGCTGCATTCTAGGTTGCAAGCTCGACTGCTGGGGCCCAGAGATGCGCGGCACTGTCGTGCCTCACACAGGCGTCACGTCAACGCGTCGGTGTCCGACTTCGTCGGGAATTTCGGATTTGGAGTTACCTCGACCGTGAAAAAAAGCTCGAAAACGGTGAAAACACGTTTCGTGTGGAGGGGAAGTGCTAAAGCGAGGTTGTTTCCAATCAATGGTTCTTTCTTATCTAGACcggagaaaaacgggaaTTCCCAGCGGCGACGAATCAGCCATGGGCACCTTGCCCTGAGATCGGGCTGCGGAGAAATAGACATTCCTGCATTTATgattttctcgcttttcacCCTTTCGAGCTTTTTCCGGGCTTATGTCTCGCTTGTTAGCTTCCGGTGAGGGTaaaggaacagagaaatgTCAGTGTGCCACCCAGTGCTGCTGCTCTGGCTATAGCAGAGCTTGCTCTTCCTTGACACTCAAGAGCCAGCAGAAGCTCTCTAGGAGACACAGGTGAAAAGCCCGTTCGTCTGATAGTGCTTCATTCTCTAACACGGTTGGCTCAAGTTGCTTTTTTGATTCGCGAAAGGTCTTCTGAGGGGACTTGAACCGTTATTTTGACAGGATGCTGCATATCTTTATAAATGAAAACTAGTAAAGGCAAAACCGAGTTTGTCCGACACGCCAGTCTTACCTACATTTGTCGCGCGCCCGCAGCCGTACGCCGTAAGAGTTTATTatcctgaaaaaagaaagaaaccaGTAACCTGACGAGGTGTCGCTGAATCCACACTTACGCATCGACTGCAGCGTCGCTTCACATAAACACAGGAGTTACTGCGCACGCCCTGTCCGCGATCCCGCTTGAAAAATCAATCTCTATTCGACCTGCCGAggcggaaggcgagacaagAAACTAAAAAGTCAACGTAGGACGGGAAACTGTGCTTGGAGGCGCCTCAGTCTAGACAGCTGTGGGCCGGGTACTTTTGCGCAAAGGAACGGCCCTCTTCGTGTGATGTTTGGCTTTTTTGAGGGTCTCACACCGTACGGTGCAGTCCTTGGTTCACAGAACCCGCCTTTTTTCAGGAAACTCCACATCACCAACCGTCGGCCGAGCTGTTTCTTGAACGACGCGGCAACTGGACACCCTCAGCAGCGCCCGCAGAGAAAGCTATCTCTCTCGATACACGGGTTCTTTCGCGTGCACCTCGAACCTTTCAGTTCTTgaagtcttttttctcaaaCATGAACAAAACTCTTTCCACCAAGATACGTAAGACGACTCTCGGTTGCCGGCAGGCTGTCCCGCTCTACTGGTCAGTGTACGATGCTTTGTTTGGAGGGAGCAGCTACCCGGGGTAGAACCTCAGTTCTCCCTGACTCCtgtccgccttcttcggaaAGGTTCCATGAAGAAGAATCCCCTGCTGCGAAAGCTGGTTCAGTCAGTTGTGCTGTCTCAAATGCCaagaaactggagaagacCCCGAGACTCGTTAAACCTAGTGCTGCGGTGTGGCGGTCGAGCgctcagagagaaacgcttAATGCTGAGCACGCTCCTCTCAGTTCTACAGCCAAGCC
It contains:
- a CDS encoding hypothetical protein (encoded by transcript TGME49_301240) encodes the protein MRKCGFSDTSSGYWFLSFFRIINSYGVRLRARDKCSGFFVFPFFSIPPSCRGPPEPRSCSTFAVAVSLLLLSLALSSPDHSPGERRFATPLSAEPVAPALVLADASSVDHSTTPTIDREESSRSRKSSLEPRGSQQELQDSEKRTPRPEESEKHPASLEDLEVPLAATPTLRTDRDLRTLRRRSGHGQVSKLKRSKAFFSSLVRSDASALASRRSPSPAPESPGGNAATVVGGPGAPQDTPPPHHSAPHRGRRGHRLSRASAAEAGASQGPVLGRNLHAALHRGRAIRAVEAENGGGRAGSTKNAHKKVDRSVQRLVAQAVRTPAGLTVASVLAAVLVAYVTWRLLRGRVAAWVHGRKGGDEAGQGNLTIAPNDWVVKEEGRGSGPAPGLSEKRSEKEATGVEEQKRRANDLKSLSMRLHAIRARQGKKSTRELQKESRELKQEIDELYPALLRLRASNAELEREIAASALGVPGTTASAGARLPPSTYFFGDRSPFTLNLPLAPTLQDLAGGVASVAGNVGDVGTLGQTGARTSPLLFGQSQHTLSEQGAGKATQSRDSIPPPPPLPRGYMASSTDAEIAAMDAERRLQQAQAEKRVLSKKLETVEGDVGLLLERLRLNEGRMTDEAAVTKTLRKRNEALLKDAQQKQSHLLKAQQRLETVKNYAVDMERYSDVLEKKVAFLEEQLKGQPENRG